A stretch of DNA from Pseudomonas sp. HN11:
CAGGTACACCGGCATGATCTCTTCCGGAGCAGGCCGCTCCATCGGGTTTTCCCCCGGATACGCCTGGGCGCGCATGCTGGTGCGCGTGCCGCCAGGGTTGATGCTGTTGGCGCGGACCGCAGCCACATCTTCAAGCTCATCGGCCAGGGTCTGCATCAAACCTTCGGTTGCAAACTTCGACACACCATAGGCGCCCCAATAGGCCCGGCCTTTACGCCCGACGCTGCTGGAGGTGAACACCACCGACGCATCCTGGGACAATTTGAGCAGCGGCAACAGCGTGCTGGTCAACATGAACATCGCATTGACGTTCACGTGCATCACCCGCATGAAATTCTCACCGGACAACTGCTCGAGCGGCGTGCGTGGGCCGATGATCGACGCGTTGTGCAGCAGGCCGTCGAGGTGGCCGAATTCTTTTTCGATCATCGCGGCCAGCTCATCGTATTGATGGGGCAGGGCGGTCTCCAGGTTGAACGGGATCACCACCGGCTGCGGTTGGCCCGCCGCTTCGATTTCGTCATACACCTGGGCCAGATTGGCTTCGGTCTTGCCCAGCAACAGCACGGTGGCGCCATGGGCGGCGTAGGTTTTCGCCGCGGCCGCGCCAATCCCGCGGCCGGCGCCGGTCACCAGGATGATGCGGCCCTTGAGCAGGTCTGGACGTGCGGAGTAATCAAACATAAACAGCCTCGACAGAAATTCAACAGATTGCCAACACCAGGCTTGAGAACAGTGAAGAACCGCCGCTCCCACATTTAGATCCCCATTGTCCTTAGCAACTGCACAGAGCGTTATCCAGCACCTTGCGCAATTCCAGCGGGTGATCCACCACCACATCGGCGCCCCAATGGCGCGGGTTGTCGTCCGGGTGGATGTAGCCGTAGGTGACCGCTGCAGTGCGCGTGCCGGCGTCGCGGCCGGACTCGATATCGCGCAGGTCATCGCCCACGAAGAGCACGCTGGCCGGGTCCAGGTCGAGCATCTTGCACGCCAGGATCATCGGCTCCGGGTCCGGCTTGCTGTTCTTCACGTGATCGGGGCAGATCAGCAGCGCCGAGCGTTCGGCCAGGCCCAGTTGCTGCATGATCGGCTCGGCAAAACGCACTGGTTTATTGGTGACTACACCCCAGATCAGGTTGGCCTTCTCGATGTCTTCGAGCAGTTCGGCCATGCCGTCGAACAGTTTGCTGTGGACCGCGCAGCCTTTGAGGTAGCGCTCGAGGAATTCCTGGCGCAACTCTTCAAAGCCTGGGGATTCCGGGTCCATGGAAAAAGTCACGGCCACCATCGCCTTCGCACCGCCGGAGATTTCATCGCGGATGTGCTGGGGGTTGATCGGCCCCAGGCCGCGGTCGGCGCGCATGGCCTGGCAGATCGCGATAAAGTCCGGCGCGGTGTCCAGCAGGGTACCGTCCATATCGAAGAGAACCGCTCGCAACTTCACAGGCTCACTCCTCGCGCAGGGTTTGGATCATGTAGTTGACGTCGACGTCGTTGGCCAGCTTGTAGTGCTTGGTCAGCGGGTTGTAGGTCAGGCCGATGATGTCCTTGACGGTCAGCCCGGCCTGGCGGCTCCACGCACCCAGCTCGGACGGACGGATGAATTTCTTGAAGTCGTGGGTGCCGCGCGGTAGCAGCTTCATGATGTATTCAGCGCCGATGATCGCGAACAGGTAGGCCTTGGGGTTACGGTTGATGGTGGAGAAGAACACCTGGCCACCGGGCTTGACCATGCGGAAGCAGGCGCGGATCACCGAGGACGGGTCCGGTACGTGTTCCAGCATCTCCAGGCAGGTGACCACGTCGAACTGCTCGGGCATTTCTTCGGCCAGGGCTTCGGCGGTGATCTGGCGATATTCCACGCTCACGCCGGATTCCAGCTGGTGCAGTTGGGCCACGGCCAACGGCGCTTCACCCATGTCGATGCCCATGACGGTCGCGCCGCGCTGGGCCATGGCTTCGCTGAGGATGCCACCGCCGCAACCCACGTCCAGTACCTTCTTGCCGGCGAGGTTGACGCGTTCGTCAATCCAGTTGACCCGCAGCGGGTTGATGTCGTGCAGCGGCTTGAATTCGCTTTCCCGGTCCCACCAGCGGTGAGCCAAGGCTTCGAATTTGGCAATTTCAGCGTGGTCGACGTTGCTCATGGTGAATCCTCTAAACCTGATAAATCGTTGGGTCGGTCCTGAGCCCAGGGGTTCAAAACCTTCGTTATTCGCTGTGCCCGCTGATGCGTTGGCCCCAGGCGATGGCCGTGGCGGTCAACTGTTGTTCATCCATGCGGGCCAATCGCCGATCGTCGAGCAGCTGCTTGCCGGCGACCCAAAGGTGTTTCACGCAATCGCGTCCGGTGGCATATATAAGCTGTGAGACCGGATCGTAAATCGGTTGTTGCGCCAGCCCCGACAGATCGAAGGCGACGATATCCGCCGCCTTGCCGACCTCCAGCGAGCCAATCTCGCTGTCCAGGCCCATGGCTCGCGCGCCGTTGAGGGTGGCCATGCGCAGGGCACGATGGGCATCCAGTGCGGTGGCCGAACCGGCGACTGCCTTGGCCAGCATCGCTGCTGTGCGGGTTTCACCCAGCAAGTCGAGGTCGTTGTTGCTGGCGGCGCCATCCGTGCCGATCGCCACGTTCACACCAGCCTGCCACAGACGCTCCACCGGGCAAAAGCCACTGGCCAGTTTCAGGTTGGATTCCGGGCAATGGACAATGTTGGTGTTGCTTTCTACCAGCAAAGCCAGGTCATCCTCGCTGATTTGGGTCATATGAACGGCCTGGAAGCGCGGCCCCAGCAGCCCGAGGCGACCCAGGCGTGCTAATGGCCGTTCGCCAGTCTGCTCGACAGCTTGCTGCACTTCAAAGGCGGTTTCGTGAACATGCATATGGATCGCAGCGTCCAGCTCTTCGGCGATCACCCGGATTTTCTCCAGGTTGTCGTCACACACGGTATAGGGCGCGTGCGGGCCGAAGGTGATTTTGATGCGCGGGTGGTGCTTGAGGTCGCTAAAAAGCTCGACACCCTGGCGGATCGCCTCATCGGGCGTGCCGGCGCCGGGAATCGGGAAGTCCAGGATCGGGATCGCGATCTGCGCGCGCATGCCGCTGTTGTGCACGCAGTCACTGGCGACCTTGGGGTAGAAGTACATGTCGGAGAAGCAGGTGATGCCGCCTTTGAGCTGCTCGGCGATGGCCAGGTCGGTGCCGTCGCGAACGAAGGCTTCATCGACCCACTTGGCCTCGGCGGGCCAGATGTGTTTTTCCAGCCAGGTCATCAGTGGCAGGTCGTCGGCCAGGCCGCGAAACAGGCTCATCGCCGCGTGTCCGTGGGCGTTGATCAGGCCGGGGCTGAGCAGTATGCCGGGCAGTTCGCGCACTTCGTGGGCCGCCAGCTTCAAGGCTGCGGCCCTTGGCCCGATGAAGGCAATGCGCCCGTCGCGGATGCCCAGGCCGTGCTCCTTGAGCACCACGCCAGCGGGTTCGACAGGTACCAGCCAGGTTGGCAGCAACAATAAGTCGAGTGGGGCGGCAGTGGCGGTCATCGCAGGCTTCTTCCCAGGCAGCTATATAAAGAAGGGCGAAGTATACCCGAGCGTCCTGGCTGGCGGATCGCTATAATCGGCGGCTTTGTTTATGAGTGCGGAGTAAGGGATGCGCGATCGACTGTTGGCAGCGGAGAAAGTGAAGGCCATCGATTGGCGTGATGGCGCGCTGTACCTGCTCGATCAGCGTGCCTTGCCGTCCCGGGAAAGCTGGGTGGCCTGCTCTACGGTCGATGAGGTGGCAGCCGCCATTCGTTCGATGGTGGTACGCGGCGCCCCGGCCATTGGCATCAGCGCAGCGTATGGCCTGGTGCTGGCCGCCCGTGAGCGGATCGCCGAGGGCGGTGACTGGCAGGCCGCATGGGAAGAAGACTACGCACTGTTGGCCGATGCCCGACCGACTGCGTCGAACCTGTTCTGGGCGCTCAAGCGCATGCGCGACCGCCTGGATCGCGTCAAAAAGCACGCCGATCCTTTGGCGGTGCTGGAGGCCGAAGCCATCGCCATCCATGAAAGTGACCGCGAAGCCAACCTCACCATGGCCCAACTGGGTGTCGAACTGATCCGCAGGCACCAGGGCAATGCCCAGGCGATCCTCACCCACGGCAACGCTGGCGCCCTGGCGACCGGCGGTGTCGGTACGGCGCTCGGGGTGATTCGTGCGGCCTATCTGGAAGGCATGGTCGAGCAGGTCTACGCCAATGAAACCCGGCCATGGCTGCAAGGTTCGCGGCTGACCGCCTGGGAGCTGGCGGGTGAGGGCATCCCGGTGACGGTGAATGCCGATTCGGCCGGCGCGCATATCCTCAAGACCAAGGGTGTGACCTGGGTGATCGTTGGCGCCGATTGCATTGCCG
This window harbors:
- a CDS encoding TRZ/ATZ family hydrolase; this encodes MTATAAPLDLLLLPTWLVPVEPAGVVLKEHGLGIRDGRIAFIGPRAAALKLAAHEVRELPGILLSPGLINAHGHAAMSLFRGLADDLPLMTWLEKHIWPAEAKWVDEAFVRDGTDLAIAEQLKGGITCFSDMYFYPKVASDCVHNSGMRAQIAIPILDFPIPGAGTPDEAIRQGVELFSDLKHHPRIKITFGPHAPYTVCDDNLEKIRVIAEELDAAIHMHVHETAFEVQQAVEQTGERPLARLGRLGLLGPRFQAVHMTQISEDDLALLVESNTNIVHCPESNLKLASGFCPVERLWQAGVNVAIGTDGAASNNDLDLLGETRTAAMLAKAVAGSATALDAHRALRMATLNGARAMGLDSEIGSLEVGKAADIVAFDLSGLAQQPIYDPVSQLIYATGRDCVKHLWVAGKQLLDDRRLARMDEQQLTATAIAWGQRISGHSE
- the ubiG gene encoding bifunctional 2-polyprenyl-6-hydroxyphenol methylase/3-demethylubiquinol 3-O-methyltransferase UbiG, whose protein sequence is MSNVDHAEIAKFEALAHRWWDRESEFKPLHDINPLRVNWIDERVNLAGKKVLDVGCGGGILSEAMAQRGATVMGIDMGEAPLAVAQLHQLESGVSVEYRQITAEALAEEMPEQFDVVTCLEMLEHVPDPSSVIRACFRMVKPGGQVFFSTINRNPKAYLFAIIGAEYIMKLLPRGTHDFKKFIRPSELGAWSRQAGLTVKDIIGLTYNPLTKHYKLANDVDVNYMIQTLREE
- the mupP gene encoding N-acetylmuramic acid 6-phosphate phosphatase MupP, which gives rise to MKLRAVLFDMDGTLLDTAPDFIAICQAMRADRGLGPINPQHIRDEISGGAKAMVAVTFSMDPESPGFEELRQEFLERYLKGCAVHSKLFDGMAELLEDIEKANLIWGVVTNKPVRFAEPIMQQLGLAERSALLICPDHVKNSKPDPEPMILACKMLDLDPASVLFVGDDLRDIESGRDAGTRTAAVTYGYIHPDDNPRHWGADVVVDHPLELRKVLDNALCSC
- the mtnA gene encoding S-methyl-5-thioribose-1-phosphate isomerase; amino-acid sequence: MRDRLLAAEKVKAIDWRDGALYLLDQRALPSRESWVACSTVDEVAAAIRSMVVRGAPAIGISAAYGLVLAARERIAEGGDWQAAWEEDYALLADARPTASNLFWALKRMRDRLDRVKKHADPLAVLEAEAIAIHESDREANLTMAQLGVELIRRHQGNAQAILTHGNAGALATGGVGTALGVIRAAYLEGMVEQVYANETRPWLQGSRLTAWELAGEGIPVTVNADSAGAHILKTKGVTWVIVGADCIAANGDVISKIGTYQLAVCAMHHGVRFMVVAPSSTLDLMMATGDDVALEERDTGELLEVAGQRFAADVSAYNPVFDVTPADLIDVIVTEKGVVERPDTAKLAKLMCRKRLH
- a CDS encoding YciK family oxidoreductase, coding for MFDYSARPDLLKGRIILVTGAGRGIGAAAAKTYAAHGATVLLLGKTEANLAQVYDEIEAAGQPQPVVIPFNLETALPHQYDELAAMIEKEFGHLDGLLHNASIIGPRTPLEQLSGENFMRVMHVNVNAMFMLTSTLLPLLKLSQDASVVFTSSSVGRKGRAYWGAYGVSKFATEGLMQTLADELEDVAAVRANSINPGGTRTSMRAQAYPGENPMERPAPEEIMPVYLYLMGPDSAGINGQAFDAQ